One Paenibacillus riograndensis SBR5 DNA segment encodes these proteins:
- a CDS encoding Gfo/Idh/MocA family protein, which translates to MKELKIGMVGMDTSHSRIFAAMLNHVSHPLHVPGGRLIWGYAGGSADFALSASRVGAISRELQENCGVELLDSIAEVAEKSDAVLLTSVDGRVHREQFAILAPYGKPVFIDKPFAVTSADALAIVDLAASCGTPLFSSSVVRFGSPLNAALQDETEGAIVGADCSGPLELQPTQPGLFWYGIHTAEMLYAALGEGCISVRAISNEIQEWAVGLWKGGRIGTMRGNRTGGADFYAVLHRERGSTAVNALGGHYEAGHHSLLKQFLLMARGAPPPVSPTVTLELIRFLEAANESRETGQTVFL; encoded by the coding sequence TTGAAAGAGCTGAAGATTGGCATGGTAGGCATGGACACTTCTCACAGCAGAATTTTCGCGGCAATGCTGAACCATGTGTCGCATCCGCTGCATGTTCCGGGCGGCAGGCTGATATGGGGATATGCCGGAGGTTCAGCGGATTTTGCGCTAAGCGCATCAAGGGTGGGAGCGATCAGCAGGGAGCTTCAGGAGAACTGCGGTGTGGAGCTGCTGGATTCGATAGCCGAAGTGGCCGAGAAATCGGATGCGGTGCTTCTGACCTCTGTTGACGGCAGAGTACACCGCGAACAGTTCGCTATCCTGGCACCCTATGGCAAGCCGGTATTTATCGATAAGCCGTTTGCGGTCACGAGCGCGGATGCACTTGCAATCGTGGACCTCGCGGCAAGCTGCGGGACTCCCCTGTTTTCCAGCTCCGTGGTCAGGTTCGGCAGTCCGCTGAATGCAGCGCTGCAGGATGAGACTGAAGGCGCCATTGTGGGAGCAGACTGCAGCGGCCCGCTTGAACTTCAGCCAACCCAGCCGGGATTATTCTGGTACGGCATCCACACGGCTGAAATGCTGTACGCTGCGTTAGGCGAGGGCTGCATTTCAGTGAGAGCGATAAGCAATGAAATCCAGGAATGGGCTGTCGGGCTATGGAAGGGCGGGCGGATTGGAACGATGCGCGGCAACCGGACAGGAGGTGCGGATTTCTATGCCGTTCTGCACAGGGAACGGGGCAGTACCGCTGTAAATGCATTGGGCGGCCACTACGAAGCAGGCCATCACTCTCTGCTTAAGCAGTTCCTGCTGATGGCAAGAGGAGCGCCTCCACCTGTAAGCCCGACGGTTACACTGGAGCTGATCCGGTTTCTTGAAGCGGCTAATGAGAGCAGGGAAACAGGACAGACGGTTTTTTTATAG
- a CDS encoding glycosyltransferase family 4 protein: MRILYFYKFCLLGGVTTQLANRLKFLHGRAEVHFAFLEDYGGASAFEGYAHVCILGTPSELRAYIEAHDFDVIITIDTYELYEALGPAEQKKVIIHEVHTTYEEPLRKLAESKDILPFNYVITPSDYMKEMLDQIGIPDAYHINNCLDTELFKYEAVSGKRPPTILWVGKLDQHKNWESFMNIAGRLNAQFPDLHYLLVGGYTAPDEITSKLQARVKALELRHFEWLPKVDYEEMNHYYSAVAESGGVYVSTTRNESFGMTVLEAMACRCPVVVPDVGALPELLDDELSVSLYASGREEECAERVAWLLGQEGLRARLKTLGEQKARKTYSIEEVGKAYMALLEQFMEERANII, translated from the coding sequence ATGAGGATCTTATATTTCTATAAATTTTGCTTGCTGGGCGGAGTCACTACACAATTGGCGAACAGGCTTAAGTTTCTGCACGGGCGGGCGGAGGTGCATTTTGCCTTTTTGGAGGATTACGGCGGGGCCAGCGCTTTTGAAGGCTATGCGCATGTGTGTATTCTCGGGACGCCCAGCGAACTCAGAGCCTACATTGAAGCTCATGATTTTGATGTGATCATCACGATCGATACCTATGAACTGTATGAAGCGCTGGGACCAGCCGAGCAAAAGAAAGTAATCATTCATGAGGTGCATACCACTTATGAGGAGCCCTTGCGCAAACTGGCTGAATCCAAGGATATCCTGCCCTTTAATTACGTCATCACACCTTCTGATTATATGAAGGAAATGCTGGATCAGATCGGGATACCGGATGCTTATCATATTAATAACTGCCTGGACACGGAACTATTCAAATACGAAGCGGTTTCCGGCAAGCGGCCGCCTACGATTCTATGGGTGGGCAAACTCGACCAGCATAAAAACTGGGAGTCCTTCATGAATATAGCGGGCAGACTGAATGCGCAATTCCCGGACCTGCACTACTTGCTTGTCGGCGGCTACACCGCTCCGGATGAGATTACAAGCAAGCTCCAAGCCAGGGTGAAAGCGCTGGAACTCCGGCATTTTGAATGGCTGCCCAAGGTGGATTACGAAGAAATGAACCATTATTATTCAGCAGTAGCCGAGAGCGGCGGGGTGTACGTCAGCACTACCAGGAATGAATCGTTTGGGATGACCGTTCTGGAGGCAATGGCCTGCCGGTGTCCGGTTGTTGTGCCCGATGTGGGAGCTTTGCCTGAGCTGCTCGATGATGAGCTGAGTGTATCGCTCTATGCTTCCGGCAGAGAAGAGGAGTGTGCTGAGCGGGTGGCCTGGCTTTTGGGGCAGGAGGGCTTGCGTGCGCGCTTGAAGACATTGGGCGAGCAGAAGGCGCGGAAGACGTACAGCATTGAAGAGGTAGGAAAAGCGTATATGGCATTGCTTGAACAGTTTATGGAGGAACGTGCAAACATCATTTGA
- a CDS encoding WD40 repeat domain-containing protein → MKALRIGEPLSGLAVWASAHGKWRGKERIYAVSSGSPCMLFVLDPAGSEPVQQFALEGSDHCWGVVAAASGVYIGGSGILYRFTHEQGMENLGEMIPGEFYTWRLAADDEGKIYGGCYPGGKVFQYNPSTGQFRDYGVMVEGEQYARSMEAWKGKLYVGVGTRCPHIVELDTATGVRAEISLPEECSTEQLVYDLNIVHGKMLVRITPCSRLYIYDLELRRWEKCIEHVSGLSVSAPDSQGNVYFIKEDILQRYALAAGVLTPTSLAMPEPAGDYGWLEGHPLNPQGSCLAGVHRDGTCWIYDPENDRHTVMDFMLQGQPVHLQSLAWGPEGKLYIGGYFAGGLASYDPATSEMISHRGIGQIEGMLAAHGIMYLGVYPKANIFAYDPNLEWNPGSNPKLAFSLQEEEQDRAFAWTLAGDELAIGTVPSYGRNGGALTLFHPVTGTREVFRGLLPQQSIVSLAAGEGLLFAGGSVWGGLGIAPERKEASLMIWEVNGRRKVWEGVPVPGEQAISALALDDEGKVWGLTAGMLFRFNPVTLKTEQTIPVLPVDWKAMTHFWRGGCELLYREGVLYGVAMNLLFKYDVRLNQLEVLDEDARLLAVDGEGGLYFARTTALYRMQILESGQGEL, encoded by the coding sequence ATGAAGGCGCTGCGGATTGGCGAGCCGCTGAGCGGACTTGCGGTATGGGCATCGGCTCATGGCAAGTGGCGGGGGAAGGAGCGGATTTATGCCGTATCTTCCGGCTCTCCCTGTATGCTGTTCGTGCTTGATCCTGCTGGCAGTGAACCGGTGCAGCAGTTCGCGCTGGAAGGCTCAGACCACTGCTGGGGCGTTGTTGCGGCCGCTAGTGGGGTCTACATCGGGGGCAGCGGTATTTTATACAGATTCACGCATGAGCAAGGGATGGAGAATCTGGGCGAGATGATCCCCGGTGAATTCTACACCTGGCGGCTTGCAGCCGATGACGAAGGCAAAATCTACGGAGGCTGTTACCCGGGCGGCAAAGTCTTTCAATATAACCCGTCCACGGGACAGTTCAGAGATTACGGCGTCATGGTGGAGGGGGAGCAATACGCCCGCTCTATGGAAGCCTGGAAGGGCAAGCTGTATGTTGGGGTGGGGACCCGGTGTCCGCACATTGTTGAGCTGGATACAGCGACAGGTGTCCGTGCAGAGATCAGCCTGCCGGAGGAATGTTCTACAGAGCAGCTGGTCTATGATCTGAATATTGTCCATGGAAAAATGTTAGTAAGGATAACACCGTGTTCCCGGTTGTATATCTATGACCTGGAGCTGAGGCGGTGGGAGAAATGCATTGAACATGTGAGTGGACTTAGTGTGTCTGCGCCAGACTCTCAGGGGAATGTGTATTTTATCAAAGAGGATATTCTGCAGCGCTATGCACTCGCAGCAGGTGTTCTCACGCCCACTTCACTTGCGATGCCGGAACCGGCAGGAGATTACGGCTGGCTGGAAGGCCATCCGTTGAACCCGCAAGGAAGCTGCCTGGCAGGTGTCCATAGGGACGGGACCTGCTGGATCTATGACCCGGAGAATGACCGGCACACGGTTATGGATTTTATGCTGCAAGGACAGCCTGTCCATCTGCAGTCACTGGCCTGGGGGCCGGAAGGGAAACTGTACATCGGCGGCTATTTTGCCGGCGGACTGGCCAGCTATGATCCGGCGACCTCAGAAATGATCTCGCACCGGGGGATCGGACAGATTGAGGGAATGTTGGCGGCTCACGGCATCATGTATCTCGGCGTTTATCCCAAGGCCAATATCTTTGCCTATGATCCAAACCTGGAGTGGAACCCGGGCAGCAATCCTAAGCTGGCTTTTTCGCTGCAGGAGGAAGAGCAGGACCGTGCTTTTGCCTGGACCCTGGCGGGAGACGAGCTGGCTATCGGTACCGTGCCGTCCTATGGCCGGAATGGAGGCGCATTGACGCTGTTTCATCCCGTAACCGGAACGCGCGAAGTGTTCCGGGGGCTTTTGCCACAGCAGAGCATTGTATCTTTAGCTGCCGGAGAGGGGCTGCTGTTCGCCGGAGGCTCCGTCTGGGGAGGACTCGGGATTGCTCCCGAGCGGAAGGAGGCGTCTCTTATGATCTGGGAGGTGAATGGCCGCCGCAAGGTATGGGAGGGTGTTCCGGTGCCGGGTGAACAAGCAATCTCCGCGCTTGCGCTCGATGATGAGGGCAAGGTGTGGGGACTCACCGCAGGGATGCTTTTTCGTTTTAACCCGGTAACCCTGAAGACTGAACAGACCATTCCGGTGCTTCCGGTGGACTGGAAAGCGATGACTCACTTCTGGCGGGGAGGCTGCGAACTGCTGTACAGGGAAGGCGTATTGTATGGGGTTGCGATGAACCTTCTATTCAAATATGATGTGCGCCTGAACCAACTGGAGGTACTGGACGAAGATGCCCGGCTGCTGGCGGTGGATGGCGAAGGGGGATTGTATTTTGCCCGAACGACGGCACTGTACCGGATGCAGATCTTGGAGTCTGGACAGGGGGAGCTATGA
- a CDS encoding RraA family protein, with product MNDQELFDTMCKTLYAAVISDTLDLLGYRNQVMRENINPVDPSWVVAGRAKTVLSVDIHHLPEDPYTKEIEAVDSVKPGEIVVGCTNESRQNGLWGELLSTASKIRGGRGAIVDGLIRDTAKILELDFPVFATGTKPVDSQGRGIVIDYDIPVLCGGVLVHPGDVIFGDRDGVVVIPGAITGEVFALATDKATRENHTRDELLAGFTLRQVYDKYGVL from the coding sequence ATGAACGACCAGGAACTATTCGATACCATGTGCAAAACGCTCTACGCTGCGGTCATCTCCGATACGCTGGATCTGCTGGGCTACCGCAATCAGGTGATGCGTGAAAATATCAATCCGGTCGACCCCTCCTGGGTGGTTGCCGGACGGGCCAAAACCGTTCTGTCGGTGGATATTCACCATCTGCCCGAAGACCCTTACACCAAGGAGATTGAAGCGGTGGACAGCGTCAAGCCGGGAGAGATTGTTGTCGGCTGCACGAACGAATCAAGGCAGAACGGACTCTGGGGGGAATTGCTGTCGACGGCCTCCAAAATACGGGGCGGGCGCGGCGCCATCGTGGACGGCTTAATCCGGGATACTGCGAAAATTCTGGAGCTGGACTTTCCCGTCTTTGCCACCGGCACCAAACCGGTCGATTCGCAGGGGCGCGGAATCGTTATTGACTACGATATTCCGGTGCTCTGCGGAGGCGTGCTGGTACATCCCGGTGACGTTATCTTTGGCGACCGTGACGGTGTGGTGGTGATACCGGGGGCAATCACCGGTGAGGTGTTCGCGCTGGCAACGGATAAGGCGACCCGGGAGAATCATACACGCGACGAGCTTCTGGCAGGGTTCACGCTGCGGCAAGTCTATGATAAATACGGAGTGCTCTAG